One Equus asinus isolate D_3611 breed Donkey chromosome 19, EquAss-T2T_v2, whole genome shotgun sequence genomic region harbors:
- the CFAP65 gene encoding cilia- and flagella-associated protein 65 isoform X3, with translation MLFQAAPSPLKRTRGSGDYTMNSGSCQSTSTIAVPTIVGSSVAMSACSSTVSVRPTSDMDTQICFPKKQDKVRKRVVWGIEVAEELQWKGWELGKEITKNLVLKNLSLQIQKMKYRPPKTKFFFTVIPQPIFLSPGITLTLPIIFRPLEEKEYMDQLWFEKAEGMFCVDLRATLPCHNLICPPSLQLPMCAVGDTAEAWFCLDNVGDLPTFFTWEVPSPFQMLPAMGLLEPGQASQIKVTIQPLMAIIYEVEATCWYGEGSKQKSSIQLQAVAKCAQLLVSIKQKRPEDQDVEGFQKVLHFGSVAVGCTAERQIKLYNPSVVSTPFRIEMAPDMLAKDQAFSCPTAHGIVPPGEKKCVSVFFHPETLDVRTMDYLSIMPSGCASQTLLKVVGFCRGPAVSLQHYCVNFSWVNLRERSEQSLWIENKSDCTAHFQFAIDCQESIFSIRPTFGTLVGKARMTLHCAFQPAHPIIYFRRVACLIHHQDPLFLDLIGTCHSDSTKPAILRPQHLSWYRTHLVRGLTLYPPDILGIMLREKKLEQDRNGALMIPTEVLQSYNNIEEDCTVSPSWCLTLRARGHSYCTALEHHIPQCSLDAPKLFPAVSASEPSYRSLLLINRGSMLLTFNLAPKSSSDIFLRPSSGLVAPGAHQIFLVCTYPKGNAWKQHIFYLQFNFCPQYLKEVSMQSREEPLQLKLDTCRSVFFKPTWVGCSSTSLFTFRNPSRLPLEFEWRVSQQHRKMLAVQPARGLIQPNESLTLTWTFSPLEETKYLFQVGMWVWEAGLPPNTKPPATTHYMLRLVGMGITSSLSAKEKELDFGNMLVNSKQSRLLVLLNEGSCTLYYRLFLEQGSPEVVGDDPLALQLDRMEGSMPPRSQDTICLTACPKHRSQYSWTISYSPLSHRDNKVGEKQELCRVFLTAVYPLLSVLDACSMGSAEGITRKHLWRLFSLDTLNSYLERDPTPWELTYKVPTRHSTNQIPPVFTPLKLTFNFGAAPIEAPPSVVLLALKNSGVVPLDWAFLFPSDQQIDLELWAEQAEFDATELHQMRVQDNCIFSISPKAGSLSPGQEQIVEFKYSHLFIGTDRLPVLFKVSHGREILLNFIGVTVKLEQKYVHFTSTSHQFTPVPIGDTLPPRQIYELYNGGSVPVTYEIQTNILSQVQEKNFNHPIFCCLNPQGEIQPGTTARVLWIFSPIEAKTYSVDVPIHILGWNSAIICFQGVGYDPHVMGDTAPFHNISSWDDSSIPSRLMVPGQNVFLSQSHISLGNIPVQSKCSRLLFLNNVSKNETIAFVWQLRPLDFGEVSVSPMRGKVAPEESVPFVVTLKASVHASFYSVDLVCKVYQHELLKQYNKELQEWKDEKERQEVEFTITDKKVKRRAYCAACEPVRKYKTLPPIKNQQSLNRPASWNLKIPKEETSWPCPQPPSPGMLCLGLTARAHATDYFLANFFSDFPRHFLHRDLPKRKQPREESEPSEEESPDNWTHVSKQKKQLLVDCLTTIIRGLLEDKIFHEAVDQSLVEQIPYFCQFWSEQSARFMAKNSSLHLAPVLSPSSSSFEDSRSKEQEEDKLKPGKKEAGEEKKDEEEEEALEEEEEEEEETEEEEETGKEELEEEELEGNEEKLGWVGVGPTMQPMSQESLKWQWQQQLKVIVKEEQEREEKEAISRLPAFANLQEALLENMIQNILVEASRGEVVLTSRPRVIALPPLSLPRVPTPDPPPVAPLGPQQAEAPHPMAPPPTDYLQTSGPRPSDFLP, from the exons GCCCCCCAAGACCAAGTTCTTCTTCACGGTCATCCCTCAGCCCATCTTCCTGAGCCCGGGCATAACCCTCACGCTCCCCATCATCTTCCGGcctctggaggag AAGGAGTACATGGACCAGCTGTGGTTTGAGAAAGCAGAGGGGATGTTCTGTGTGGACCTGAGAGCCACCTTGCCTTGCCACAATCTGATCTGCCCACCGTCTCTGCAGTTGCCCATGTGTGCTGTGGGGGACACAGCCGAGGCCTGGTTCTGCCTGGACAATGTGGG GGACCTGCCCACTTTCTTCACCTGGGAGGTCCCCAGCCCGTTCCAGATGCTGCCCGCCATGGGGCTGCTGGAGCCAGGCCAGGCCTCCCAGATCAAGGTGACCATTCAGCCCCTTATGGCTATCATCTATGAAGTTGAAGCCACGTGCTGGTACGGGGAGGGCAGCAAGCAGAAGAGCAGCATCCAGCTACAGGCTGTGG CCAAATGCGCCCAACTACTAGTGAGCATAAAGCAGAAGCGACCGGAAGACCAGGATGTTGAGGGCTTCCAGAAGGTGCTGCATTTTGGCTCCGTTGCTGTGGGCTGCACCGCTGAGAGGCAGATCAAGCTGTATAACCCATCAGTG GTGAGCACCCCCTTCAGGATCGAAATGGCCCCAGACATGCTGGCCAAAGACCAGGCCTTCTCGTGCCCCACGGCCCATGGCATCGTGCCCCCAGGAGAGAAGAAATGCGTGTCGGTGTTCTTCCACCCTGAGACCTTGGACGTCAGAACTATGGACTACTTGTCCATCATGCCCTCTGGCTGTGCCTCCCAAACCCTGCTCAAAGTCGTTGGTTTCTGTAGAG GTCCTGCCGTGTCTCTGCAGCACTACTGCGTCAACTTCAGCTGGGTCAACCTCAGGGAGCGCTCGGAGCAGTCCCTGTGGATTGAGAACAAGTCGGACTGCACGGCCCACTTCCAGTTCGCCATTGACTGCCAGGAGAGCATCTTCAGCATCAGACCTACTTTTGGGACCCTGGTGGGCAAGGCCCGCATGACCCTGCACTGTGCCTTCCAGCCCGCTCACCCCATCATCTACTTCCGGCGGGTGGCCTGTCTCATCCACCACCAA GACCCGCTGTTCCTGGACCTGATCGGGACCTGCCACTCAGACAGCACCAAGCCGGCCATCCTCAGGCCTCAGCACCTCAGTTGGTATCGCACACACCTGGTGCGAGGGCTGACCCTCTACCCTCCTGACATCCTGGGCATCATGCTGAGGGAGAAGAAGCTGGAGCAAGATAGGAACGGGGCCCTCATGATTCCCACTGAG GTCCTGCAAAGCTACAATAATATCGAAGAGGACTGCACCGTGTCCCCGTCCTGGTGCCTGACACTCCGGGCTCGAGGCCACAGCTACTGCACCGCCTTGGAGCACCACATCCCCCAGTGTTCCCTGGACGCCCCCAAG CTATTTCCTGCAGTGTCAGCCAGCGAACCCTCCTACCGCAGCCTGCTCCTGATCAACAGAGGTTCCATGTTGCTGACCTTCAACCTGGCCCCCAAAAGCAGCTCAGACATCTTCCTTCGGCCCAGCTCGGGCCTTGTGGCCCCCGGGGCCCACCAGATCTTCCTCGTCTGCACCTACCCCAAAGGAAACGCCTGGAAGCAGCATATATTCTACTTGCAGTTCAATTTTTGCCCCCAGTATCTCAAG GAGGTGAGCATGCAGAGCCGAGAGGAGCCACTGCAGCTGAAGCTGGACACCTGCAGAAGCGTCTTCTTCAAGCCCACCTGGGTGGGCTGCTCCTCCACCAGCCTTTTCACCTTCCGCAACCCCTCGCGTCTGCCCCTGGAGTTTGAGTGGAGGGTCTCCCAGCAGCACCGAAAGATGCTGGCCGTCCAGCCCGCCAGGGGGCTCATCCAGCCCAACGAGAGCCTC ACGCTGACGTGGACCTTCAGCCCTCTGGAGGAGACCAAATACCTGTTCCAAGTGGGGATGTGGGTCTGGGAAGCCGGCCTGCCCCCAAACACCAAGCCCCCTGCCACCACCCACTACATGCTCCGGCTGGTGGGCATGGGCATCACCAGCAGCCTCTCT GCCAAAGAAAAGGAGCTGGACTTCGGGAACATGCTGGTGAACAGCAAGCAGTCCAGGCTGCTGGTGCTCCTGAACGAGGGCAGCTGCACCCTCTACTACCGCCTCTTCCTGGAGCAGGGCAGCCCCGAGGTCGTCGGCGACGATCCCCTCG CTTTGCAGCTGGACCGCATGGAGGGGAGCATGCCACCCCGGTCCCAGGACACCATCTGCCTGACTGCCTGTCCCAAACACCGGTCCCAGTACTCCTGGACCATCAGCTACTCTCCCCTCTCCCACAGAG ACAACAAGGTCGGGGAGAAGCAGGAGCTGTGCCGCGTCTTCCTGACGGCTGTTTACCCCTTACTCTCCGTCCTGGACGCCTGCTCCATGGGCAGCGCCGAGGGCATCACCCGGAAGCACCTATGGCGCCTTTTCTCCCTGGACACGCTCAACAGTTACTTGGAGCGCGACCCCACGCCCTGGGAGCTCACCTACAAGGTGCCCACCCGGCACAG CACAAACCAGATCCCCCCCGTCTTCACCCCTCTGAAGCTCACCTTCAATTTTGGGGCAGCCCCGATAGAGGCCCCACCCTCTGTGGTGCTCCTGGCCCTGAAGAACAGCGGAGTGGTGCCCCTGGACTG GGCCTTCCTCTTTCCAAGTGACCAGCAAATCGACCTGGAACTGTGGGCAGAGCAAGCAGAGTTTGACGCCACCGAGCTACACCAAATGCGCGTGCAGGACAATTGCATATTCTCCATCAGCCCCAAGGCCGGGAGCCTGAGTCCTGGGCAGGAGCAGATAGTGGAATTCAAATACAG CCACCTGTTCATCGGCACTGATCGTCTCCCAGTGCTCTTCAAGGTGTCCCACGGCCGGGAGATCCTG CTGAATTTCATAGGTGTGACAGTGAAGCTGGAGCAGAAGTACGTGCACTTCACCTCTACTAGCCACCAGTTCACCCCTGTCCCCATCGGCGACACACTGCCCCCAAGGCAG ATTTATGAGCTGTATAACGGTGGTTCCGTGCCCGTGACATATGAGATCCAGACCAACATCCTGTCGCAGGTTCAGGAGAAAAATTTCAATCACCCCATCTTCTGCTGCCTCAACCCGCAAGGGGAGATCCAGCCAGGAACGACGGCTCGGGTCTTGTGGATCTTCTCGCCCATTGAGGCCAAGACCTACTCC GTGGATGTGCCCATACACATCCTGGGATGGAATTCAGCCATCATCTGCTTCCAGGGAGTGGGCTATGACCCCCATGTCATGGGGGACACAGCCCCATTCCACAACATCTCCTCGTGGGACGACAGCTCCATACCCTCTAGGCTGATGGTTCCTGGACAG AATGTCTTCCTGTCCCAGTCTCATATCTCCCTGGGAAACATTCCTGTGCAGAGCAAGTGCAGCCGCCTGCTATTCCTCAACAATGTCTCTAAGAATGAGACAATTGCCTTCGTCTGGCAGCTGAGGCCTCTAGATTTTGGGGAG GTGTCTGTGAGTCCTATGAGAGGGAAGGTGGCTCCTGAAGAGTCAGTCCCATTTGTGGTGACCTTAAAGGCCTCAGTGCATGCCAGCTTCTACAGCGTGGACCTGGTATGCAAG GTGTACCAGCATGAACTCCTGAAGCAGTACAATAAGGAGCTGCAGGAgtggaaggatgagaaggagcgaCAGGAAGTGGAGTTCACCATCACAGATAAGAAAGTGAAG AGAAGGGCCTATTGCGCAGCCTGTGAACCTGTGAGGAAGTACAAG ACGCTGCCCCCCATCAAGAACCAGCAGTCTCTCAACCGGCCTGCCAGCTGGAACCTTAAGATCCCAAAGGAGGAGACATCCTGGCCGTGCCCCCAGCCACCCTCGCCaggcatgctctgcttgggccTCACTGCCCGCGCCCATGCCACCGACTACTTCCTGGCCAACTTCTTCTCTGACTTTCCCCGTCACTTCTTGCACCG GGATCTGCCAAAGAGGAAGCAACCCAGGGAAGAGTCAGAACCTTCTGAGGAAGAATCTCCTGACAATTGGACCCATGTCTCCAAGCAGAAGAAGCAGCTCCTGGTTGACTGTCTCACCACCATCATCAG GGGCCTGCTGGAGGACAAGATCTTCCACGAGGCTGTGGACCAAAGCCTGGTGGAGCAGATACCTTACTTCTGCCAGTTCTGGAGTGAGCAGTCAGCCAGGTTCATGGCCAAGAACAGCAGCCTGCACTTAGCGCCAGTCCTGTCTCCGTCCTCCAGTAGCTTTGAGGACAGCAGGagcaaggagcaggaggaggacaagctgaagccagggaagaaggaagcgggggaagaaaagaaggatgaagaggaagaagaggcgctggaggaggaagaggaggaagaggaggagacggaagaagaggaggagacgggcaaggaggagctggaggaggaggagctggaggggaaCGAAGAGAAGTTGGGCTGGGTAGGGGTTGGGCCCACGATGCAGCCCATGTCCCAAGAATCCCTGAaatggcagtggcagcagcagctgaaGGTCATAGTGAAGGAGGAGCAAGAGCGGGAGGAGAAGGAGGCCATCAGCCG GCTCCCAGCTTTCGCCAACCTGCAGGAGGCGCTGCTGGAGAACATGATCCAGAACATCCTGGTGGAGGCGAGCCGCGGGGAGGTGGTGCTCACCTCTCGGCCACGCGTCATCGCCCTGCCGCCGCTGAGCTTGCCCAG GGTTCCGACTCCCGACCCGCCGCCGGTGGCGCCCCTGGGGCCGCAGCAAGCGGAGGCGCCCCACCCGATGGCGCCGCCCCCTACCGACTATTTGCAGACCTCAGGGCCCAGACCCTCCGACTTCCTGCCCTAG
- the CFAP65 gene encoding cilia- and flagella-associated protein 65 isoform X1, which produces MLFQAAPSPLKRTRGSGDYTMNSGSCQSTSTIAVPTIVGSSVAMSACSSTVSVRPTSDMDTQICFPKKQDKVRKRVVWGIEVAEELQWKGWELGKEITKNLVLKNLSLQIQKMKYRPPKTKFFFTVIPQPIFLSPGITLTLPIIFRPLEEKEYMDQLWFEKAEGMFCVDLRATLPCHNLICPPSLQLPMCAVGDTAEAWFCLDNVGDLPTFFTWEVPSPFQMLPAMGLLEPGQASQIKVTIQPLMAIIYEVEATCWYGEGSKQKSSIQLQAVAKCAQLLVSIKQKRPEDQDVEGFQKVLHFGSVAVGCTAERQIKLYNPSVVSTPFRIEMAPDMLAKDQAFSCPTAHGIVPPGEKKCVSVFFHPETLDVRTMDYLSIMPSGCASQTLLKVVGFCRGPAVSLQHYCVNFSWVNLRERSEQSLWIENKSDCTAHFQFAIDCQESIFSIRPTFGTLVGKARMTLHCAFQPAHPIIYFRRVACLIHHQDPLFLDLIGTCHSDSTKPAILRPQHLSWYRTHLVRGLTLYPPDILGIMLREKKLEQDRNGALMIPTEDLEDMPALQYPFIPPMTEYFFDGTNDMAIFPPPVSIEPIEVDFGACPGPKDPSPVPLCLVNHTKGKITVVWTHRSDCPFWVTPNTCDVPPLKSTAMRLHFQPPYPNTLYAVELEAFAVYKVLQSYNNIEEDCTVSPSWCLTLRARGHSYCTALEHHIPQCSLDAPKLFPAVSASEPSYRSLLLINRGSMLLTFNLAPKSSSDIFLRPSSGLVAPGAHQIFLVCTYPKGNAWKQHIFYLQFNFCPQYLKEVSMQSREEPLQLKLDTCRSVFFKPTWVGCSSTSLFTFRNPSRLPLEFEWRVSQQHRKMLAVQPARGLIQPNESLTLTWTFSPLEETKYLFQVGMWVWEAGLPPNTKPPATTHYMLRLVGMGITSSLSAKEKELDFGNMLVNSKQSRLLVLLNEGSCTLYYRLFLEQGSPEVVGDDPLALQLDRMEGSMPPRSQDTICLTACPKHRSQYSWTISYSPLSHRDNKVGEKQELCRVFLTAVYPLLSVLDACSMGSAEGITRKHLWRLFSLDTLNSYLERDPTPWELTYKVPTRHSTNQIPPVFTPLKLTFNFGAAPIEAPPSVVLLALKNSGVVPLDWAFLFPSDQQIDLELWAEQAEFDATELHQMRVQDNCIFSISPKAGSLSPGQEQIVEFKYSHLFIGTDRLPVLFKVSHGREILLNFIGVTVKLEQKYVHFTSTSHQFTPVPIGDTLPPRQIYELYNGGSVPVTYEIQTNILSQVQEKNFNHPIFCCLNPQGEIQPGTTARVLWIFSPIEAKTYSVDVPIHILGWNSAIICFQGVGYDPHVMGDTAPFHNISSWDDSSIPSRLMVPGQNVFLSQSHISLGNIPVQSKCSRLLFLNNVSKNETIAFVWQLRPLDFGEVSVSPMRGKVAPEESVPFVVTLKASVHASFYSVDLVCKVYQHELLKQYNKELQEWKDEKERQEVEFTITDKKVKRRAYCAACEPVRKYKTLPPIKNQQSLNRPASWNLKIPKEETSWPCPQPPSPGMLCLGLTARAHATDYFLANFFSDFPRHFLHRDLPKRKQPREESEPSEEESPDNWTHVSKQKKQLLVDCLTTIIRGLLEDKIFHEAVDQSLVEQIPYFCQFWSEQSARFMAKNSSLHLAPVLSPSSSSFEDSRSKEQEEDKLKPGKKEAGEEKKDEEEEEALEEEEEEEEETEEEEETGKEELEEEELEGNEEKLGWVGVGPTMQPMSQESLKWQWQQQLKVIVKEEQEREEKEAISRLPAFANLQEALLENMIQNILVEASRGEVVLTSRPRVIALPPLSLPRVPTPDPPPVAPLGPQQAEAPHPMAPPPTDYLQTSGPRPSDFLP; this is translated from the exons GCCCCCCAAGACCAAGTTCTTCTTCACGGTCATCCCTCAGCCCATCTTCCTGAGCCCGGGCATAACCCTCACGCTCCCCATCATCTTCCGGcctctggaggag AAGGAGTACATGGACCAGCTGTGGTTTGAGAAAGCAGAGGGGATGTTCTGTGTGGACCTGAGAGCCACCTTGCCTTGCCACAATCTGATCTGCCCACCGTCTCTGCAGTTGCCCATGTGTGCTGTGGGGGACACAGCCGAGGCCTGGTTCTGCCTGGACAATGTGGG GGACCTGCCCACTTTCTTCACCTGGGAGGTCCCCAGCCCGTTCCAGATGCTGCCCGCCATGGGGCTGCTGGAGCCAGGCCAGGCCTCCCAGATCAAGGTGACCATTCAGCCCCTTATGGCTATCATCTATGAAGTTGAAGCCACGTGCTGGTACGGGGAGGGCAGCAAGCAGAAGAGCAGCATCCAGCTACAGGCTGTGG CCAAATGCGCCCAACTACTAGTGAGCATAAAGCAGAAGCGACCGGAAGACCAGGATGTTGAGGGCTTCCAGAAGGTGCTGCATTTTGGCTCCGTTGCTGTGGGCTGCACCGCTGAGAGGCAGATCAAGCTGTATAACCCATCAGTG GTGAGCACCCCCTTCAGGATCGAAATGGCCCCAGACATGCTGGCCAAAGACCAGGCCTTCTCGTGCCCCACGGCCCATGGCATCGTGCCCCCAGGAGAGAAGAAATGCGTGTCGGTGTTCTTCCACCCTGAGACCTTGGACGTCAGAACTATGGACTACTTGTCCATCATGCCCTCTGGCTGTGCCTCCCAAACCCTGCTCAAAGTCGTTGGTTTCTGTAGAG GTCCTGCCGTGTCTCTGCAGCACTACTGCGTCAACTTCAGCTGGGTCAACCTCAGGGAGCGCTCGGAGCAGTCCCTGTGGATTGAGAACAAGTCGGACTGCACGGCCCACTTCCAGTTCGCCATTGACTGCCAGGAGAGCATCTTCAGCATCAGACCTACTTTTGGGACCCTGGTGGGCAAGGCCCGCATGACCCTGCACTGTGCCTTCCAGCCCGCTCACCCCATCATCTACTTCCGGCGGGTGGCCTGTCTCATCCACCACCAA GACCCGCTGTTCCTGGACCTGATCGGGACCTGCCACTCAGACAGCACCAAGCCGGCCATCCTCAGGCCTCAGCACCTCAGTTGGTATCGCACACACCTGGTGCGAGGGCTGACCCTCTACCCTCCTGACATCCTGGGCATCATGCTGAGGGAGAAGAAGCTGGAGCAAGATAGGAACGGGGCCCTCATGATTCCCACTGAG GACCTGGAGGACATGCCAGCCCTGCAGTATCCCTTTATCCCCCCCATGACTGAGTACTTCTTCGACGGCACCAATGACATGGCCATCTTCCCCCCGCCCGTCAGCATAGAGCCTATTGAGGTGGATTTTGGTGCCTGTCCCGGGCCCAAGGACCCCAGCCCTGTCCCCCTGTGCCTGGTGAACCACACCAAAGGCAAGATCACCGTGGTCTGGACGCACAGATCTGACTGCCCCTTCTGGGTGACCCCAAACACCTGTGATGTGCCCCCGCTCAAGTCCACGGCCATGCGCCTGCACTTCCAGCCACCTTACCCCAACACCCTCTACGCCGTGGAGCTAGAAGCCTTCGCTGTCTATAAG GTCCTGCAAAGCTACAATAATATCGAAGAGGACTGCACCGTGTCCCCGTCCTGGTGCCTGACACTCCGGGCTCGAGGCCACAGCTACTGCACCGCCTTGGAGCACCACATCCCCCAGTGTTCCCTGGACGCCCCCAAG CTATTTCCTGCAGTGTCAGCCAGCGAACCCTCCTACCGCAGCCTGCTCCTGATCAACAGAGGTTCCATGTTGCTGACCTTCAACCTGGCCCCCAAAAGCAGCTCAGACATCTTCCTTCGGCCCAGCTCGGGCCTTGTGGCCCCCGGGGCCCACCAGATCTTCCTCGTCTGCACCTACCCCAAAGGAAACGCCTGGAAGCAGCATATATTCTACTTGCAGTTCAATTTTTGCCCCCAGTATCTCAAG GAGGTGAGCATGCAGAGCCGAGAGGAGCCACTGCAGCTGAAGCTGGACACCTGCAGAAGCGTCTTCTTCAAGCCCACCTGGGTGGGCTGCTCCTCCACCAGCCTTTTCACCTTCCGCAACCCCTCGCGTCTGCCCCTGGAGTTTGAGTGGAGGGTCTCCCAGCAGCACCGAAAGATGCTGGCCGTCCAGCCCGCCAGGGGGCTCATCCAGCCCAACGAGAGCCTC ACGCTGACGTGGACCTTCAGCCCTCTGGAGGAGACCAAATACCTGTTCCAAGTGGGGATGTGGGTCTGGGAAGCCGGCCTGCCCCCAAACACCAAGCCCCCTGCCACCACCCACTACATGCTCCGGCTGGTGGGCATGGGCATCACCAGCAGCCTCTCT GCCAAAGAAAAGGAGCTGGACTTCGGGAACATGCTGGTGAACAGCAAGCAGTCCAGGCTGCTGGTGCTCCTGAACGAGGGCAGCTGCACCCTCTACTACCGCCTCTTCCTGGAGCAGGGCAGCCCCGAGGTCGTCGGCGACGATCCCCTCG CTTTGCAGCTGGACCGCATGGAGGGGAGCATGCCACCCCGGTCCCAGGACACCATCTGCCTGACTGCCTGTCCCAAACACCGGTCCCAGTACTCCTGGACCATCAGCTACTCTCCCCTCTCCCACAGAG ACAACAAGGTCGGGGAGAAGCAGGAGCTGTGCCGCGTCTTCCTGACGGCTGTTTACCCCTTACTCTCCGTCCTGGACGCCTGCTCCATGGGCAGCGCCGAGGGCATCACCCGGAAGCACCTATGGCGCCTTTTCTCCCTGGACACGCTCAACAGTTACTTGGAGCGCGACCCCACGCCCTGGGAGCTCACCTACAAGGTGCCCACCCGGCACAG CACAAACCAGATCCCCCCCGTCTTCACCCCTCTGAAGCTCACCTTCAATTTTGGGGCAGCCCCGATAGAGGCCCCACCCTCTGTGGTGCTCCTGGCCCTGAAGAACAGCGGAGTGGTGCCCCTGGACTG GGCCTTCCTCTTTCCAAGTGACCAGCAAATCGACCTGGAACTGTGGGCAGAGCAAGCAGAGTTTGACGCCACCGAGCTACACCAAATGCGCGTGCAGGACAATTGCATATTCTCCATCAGCCCCAAGGCCGGGAGCCTGAGTCCTGGGCAGGAGCAGATAGTGGAATTCAAATACAG CCACCTGTTCATCGGCACTGATCGTCTCCCAGTGCTCTTCAAGGTGTCCCACGGCCGGGAGATCCTG CTGAATTTCATAGGTGTGACAGTGAAGCTGGAGCAGAAGTACGTGCACTTCACCTCTACTAGCCACCAGTTCACCCCTGTCCCCATCGGCGACACACTGCCCCCAAGGCAG ATTTATGAGCTGTATAACGGTGGTTCCGTGCCCGTGACATATGAGATCCAGACCAACATCCTGTCGCAGGTTCAGGAGAAAAATTTCAATCACCCCATCTTCTGCTGCCTCAACCCGCAAGGGGAGATCCAGCCAGGAACGACGGCTCGGGTCTTGTGGATCTTCTCGCCCATTGAGGCCAAGACCTACTCC GTGGATGTGCCCATACACATCCTGGGATGGAATTCAGCCATCATCTGCTTCCAGGGAGTGGGCTATGACCCCCATGTCATGGGGGACACAGCCCCATTCCACAACATCTCCTCGTGGGACGACAGCTCCATACCCTCTAGGCTGATGGTTCCTGGACAG AATGTCTTCCTGTCCCAGTCTCATATCTCCCTGGGAAACATTCCTGTGCAGAGCAAGTGCAGCCGCCTGCTATTCCTCAACAATGTCTCTAAGAATGAGACAATTGCCTTCGTCTGGCAGCTGAGGCCTCTAGATTTTGGGGAG GTGTCTGTGAGTCCTATGAGAGGGAAGGTGGCTCCTGAAGAGTCAGTCCCATTTGTGGTGACCTTAAAGGCCTCAGTGCATGCCAGCTTCTACAGCGTGGACCTGGTATGCAAG GTGTACCAGCATGAACTCCTGAAGCAGTACAATAAGGAGCTGCAGGAgtggaaggatgagaaggagcgaCAGGAAGTGGAGTTCACCATCACAGATAAGAAAGTGAAG AGAAGGGCCTATTGCGCAGCCTGTGAACCTGTGAGGAAGTACAAG ACGCTGCCCCCCATCAAGAACCAGCAGTCTCTCAACCGGCCTGCCAGCTGGAACCTTAAGATCCCAAAGGAGGAGACATCCTGGCCGTGCCCCCAGCCACCCTCGCCaggcatgctctgcttgggccTCACTGCCCGCGCCCATGCCACCGACTACTTCCTGGCCAACTTCTTCTCTGACTTTCCCCGTCACTTCTTGCACCG GGATCTGCCAAAGAGGAAGCAACCCAGGGAAGAGTCAGAACCTTCTGAGGAAGAATCTCCTGACAATTGGACCCATGTCTCCAAGCAGAAGAAGCAGCTCCTGGTTGACTGTCTCACCACCATCATCAG GGGCCTGCTGGAGGACAAGATCTTCCACGAGGCTGTGGACCAAAGCCTGGTGGAGCAGATACCTTACTTCTGCCAGTTCTGGAGTGAGCAGTCAGCCAGGTTCATGGCCAAGAACAGCAGCCTGCACTTAGCGCCAGTCCTGTCTCCGTCCTCCAGTAGCTTTGAGGACAGCAGGagcaaggagcaggaggaggacaagctgaagccagggaagaaggaagcgggggaagaaaagaaggatgaagaggaagaagaggcgctggaggaggaagaggaggaagaggaggagacggaagaagaggaggagacgggcaaggaggagctggaggaggaggagctggaggggaaCGAAGAGAAGTTGGGCTGGGTAGGGGTTGGGCCCACGATGCAGCCCATGTCCCAAGAATCCCTGAaatggcagtggcagcagcagctgaaGGTCATAGTGAAGGAGGAGCAAGAGCGGGAGGAGAAGGAGGCCATCAGCCG GCTCCCAGCTTTCGCCAACCTGCAGGAGGCGCTGCTGGAGAACATGATCCAGAACATCCTGGTGGAGGCGAGCCGCGGGGAGGTGGTGCTCACCTCTCGGCCACGCGTCATCGCCCTGCCGCCGCTGAGCTTGCCCAG GGTTCCGACTCCCGACCCGCCGCCGGTGGCGCCCCTGGGGCCGCAGCAAGCGGAGGCGCCCCACCCGATGGCGCCGCCCCCTACCGACTATTTGCAGACCTCAGGGCCCAGACCCTCCGACTTCCTGCCCTAG